The following is a genomic window from Peromyscus maniculatus bairdii isolate BWxNUB_F1_BW_parent chromosome 22, HU_Pman_BW_mat_3.1, whole genome shotgun sequence.
CAAAAGTTACTGTAAAAAGAAATATCAATGAAAATGCTTCAagatcatatgatttttttttcttgtgtgtgtgtgtctagcacTTGTCTATTCTTCCCGAGGTCAGGACGGAGGAACTGAATGTGTAAAATGTAAATTAgtttagaggggaaaaaaatctatatattgTGCACATATAGATAGGCCAAAACATACATATGCTTAAAAGGCTAAGAGAATTTTGCATTTTACAGTGAGATAGGAGGAAAATAGAAATTAGCTTTCAAAATTAAAGTATATGATGCATAGACTAATCACAGGAACCACCTTCCTTTTCAAGACTTctcaggaagtaggtttcttctGGCtgcaccagactgagctgggtAAAACCAGGGGGCATATGGAGCTCTCAGATGAAAACAGTTCCTACATCTTGTGCTCTAGTCTCAGTCACATTGGGAATTTGTGATCCCTGAGAATGTGTCAGGAGTTCATCTGGAAGAGCACAGGGAAATCACTTGGGTATTTTAATAAGCAACTGACCTGAACACTTCAAAAAGAATACATTACAAAATCAGGGGGAAAgagcagtggggggtgggggatggagctGTTCTGATCAAATATCATATCCAAATGCAGTgttagggtctttttttttttttaaagtttctactgCACAGTGTGATAATGCAATATGACAAGATTtgactttcttaaaaaaaaaaaaaaaaaaaatcaaccgggcagtggtggtgcacgcctttaatcccagcactgggaggcagaggcaggtagatctttgtgagttcaagcccaccgGTGCAAAacgagagagagaacgagagagagagagagagagagagagagagagagagggagggagggagggagggagggagggagggagggagggagggagggaggggaggggaggggaggggaggggaggggaggggaggggaggggaggggaggggaggggaggggaggggaggagagagagagagagagagagagagagagagagagagagagagagagaaacaacaaacaaaaacaaaaaaatttaaaacaaatctttaaaaaaataatcactaGGAACCACAaagattgttctttatttttgacCTAGTAATTAGGTATCTGGGAATTTATTCTAAAGATAGTGAGGCTGACAACTAGCAGATTGTAATTACATATGGAGGCTCATTGAATCTCTAGTTCCTAGTGATGGGGTTCAAGAACATAGAGGAGTAATGGCCCAAAGTTATATATCAAGTGAGTGATGGAGCAGGGTCCACTGTCACCTACACCCAGAATCCTTGTTCTCATTTCTGACCACTCTAGCTATACTTGGACGTAAGAGaattacaaagaaaacaaggttttacacacacacacaaattttttttttttttttttctggaaaggaaATGGTTGGAAACAGCTCCAAATCCACCAATAAAGGCATGGCTAAATAAAGTGCTATATAAACACAATGCaataacattcttttttaaaaattcatttatttgcattttatatacattagtattttgcctgcataaatgtctgtatgagggtgttggatcttctggaattgaagttacagacagttgtgagctgccatgtgggtgccaggaattgaacctgggtcctctggaaaagcagccaatgctcttaactgctgagccacttctccagcccccaatcttactttttttttttaatgagtgaagAATTAATATGGGAAAATGTCTGAGATATTTTATGTGTGAACCAAACAAATCACTAAgcagtaaaaaaataaagaacagataaaatatatgtatatatatatacatatatatatgtatatatatatatatatatatgttaaacatggtggtgtacacatatttagttctagcacttgggaagcagaggcgggcagatctcttgagttcgaggccagcatggtctacagagtgcgttccaggacagccagacctacacagagaaaccctgtcttgaaaccatcATTTGTGtataaacacagagaaaagaatgcaTGTATTTATTCTCTTCAATGTTTCTTTGAAGGACCACAGACACATGTCTGATCAATTGAGATGTCAAAGAGTCAGGGAAACAACAGGCTCTCAGACTCCCCAGGCCTGGGGGCTGCTCTCGCAGGGTGACAGATCCTGGTCACCAGCCTCTACCCAGAGTGGGCACAAGGGCTACACAAACACTGTGACACCAGAGGCCCCGCCTGCCGCTGCTGTCACCTGCCTGATGCAGGTGTTCACTGCAGCCTCCACCATTAAACGGGAGGGGCGCAGAAGCATTCAAGTCAAGCAAAATCACAAAACCACCACATGGAGTATCGTTTTCTCACTTAAAAACTTGCCATCTTGCCATCTCATTATTCTGTACCTTTTCCTATTCCACAAGTACATCAAGCCTCACTGCATCTCATTTTAACCTCTGCTTTCCACCCTGTTATTAAACCGATTCTCTAGCCCATGAATTAGATGAACTGTAACAGGTCCCAAATCGGTACACACCAGCTTTTGTTGATGTCACTGAACAAAAGGAACATTTCTAATTATAACCATAATAACGAGGAATAAAAACAATAAGGAAATCAGGGAGAAGTcttacagaacactgtatgtggtGCTGAGCACTGCATGGATGTATTTTTCTACTTAAACCCAacggttttttttttaaggcaggagtCAAGATTCAGACATGGTGATGCaaacctgtaacctcagcacttgggaatgaAATGCAGGAgggtcagttcaaggtcatcctgggttaaataaggagttcaagactagcctgggctacaggagatcttgtatcaaaaaatcaaacaaaaaccacaatcaAATACCATTTAGTGAAGGTGGTGGGCAATTACCTCCACTTAAAACCTACTGTTAAAAGGATGTGAGCAGAGTCCACTAAGAACCcatacaacagaaataaaaatgtgaaacgCTTAAGGAGAAAGGTGATTTGTCCCCTGGCAAACAGTTCTGTGCATGTAAAAATAGTTTCAATTCTTTCCCTCAGCCTGACTTAGTCTATGTCTGGGACAGCGGGACATCAGCCAGGATGGTTCCACAGCATGATAGGAACAGAGCTGGCAGCAGGACTTAACACAGTTCTCAGCACTGATGCCTGGTTCCAGCTTCCAATCTTAGAAATGTACAAAGGCATTATGAGGTCTACCTCGTCTGTGCCAGAGATGTCCTACTAGTTCATGTAAAAAATGATCTCCTAAAATCTTTTTGATTCTCCAAGAAACCCCCATATGCCTTACTCCAGTAAACCACTCCTGACCACAAGTTTAAGAGTGTCTACAAGAAAGATCAGGAGAGGTGTGGttggtggcacctgcctgtaGACCcagctgtttgggaggcagaggtgagcccaagagtttgaggccagcttgaacaACACATTGAGATTCCAatcccaaagaaaacaaacaaaatcagattATGGTCAAAGAAACACTCTATGTAAAACCCAAGAATGCTAATATGATAAAGTTGGTGGGTGGGATATCGTCTCTAGAGAATTTATGGTGAAGAAGAGAAACTAAATTCTTTTATGGCTTCTCAATGTGGAGAACAATGTCTACGCTGAAGCAGAAACAAGGATGTAAAATTTAGGGCCATCATGCATATGAAGACAAATTTACCATTTGTCTTCACATGTGATCATATTTGAGAAAGCAATCTAGTAAGAATAAATCAAAATTCTACTTGTCAAGAGTCTAACTGTAGAGTCTTGGGTTATGAAAGCAATTAGAGCAAATGTCTAAGGCATTATTTCAAGACATGTGGCTGTGGCAATTATATTTCCAATAAGGAACACCTGTATCCAGGAATCTAATCGATGCTTACATTCTAATTCATAATTctaatgttttaataaaacattCTGCACATCTTGCAATCACAAAAGCTAGCTGAAAATTTGCTAAGATTATTACAAGAATCATGGTGGTCTTTTGAGGATGGTTTTAGTTACCAGTAAGTCTTTATTtcaatagtaaaatattttaatgattaagACACACTTTGGTTTTACCATCCCCTTTCGGGCTTGTGAGAGTGCACAAAGAAAGCGTACTTGCTACCTAGGCCCCACTAGCTGAGTTGGATCTCCAAGTCCCTCTATGGAGGGAAataaccaactcctgaaagtggtcctctgacctcaacacacatgccaccactcacacacacatacatcatacacacacagaccatAATTAACTTCTAAACATTTCCACGTAGAAGATACAATTTCTCTTCTAATAAATATCTTTGTATTTTTCACTTCACTTTAAGAAAACCAAGTctcactcactttttttttttttttttttttttttagaaagaatggAAAAGCAAAACCTCTCAAAGATTAGGGAGGAACATTAATGTATTTTGCCTAACATGTGGAGCAACAGCTACACCCAGTGGACAGAATTAGAGTGAAGCCTTCTAGCCACACCGTCATAAATAAGGTAAATTCAGAAATAGCTAATTTGTTTTCCCAATTTGTTTCAACTAGAAAAAGGGCTACCTTCTACTTAAGAAAACACCCCTTGGGAACAGAAGCCTTAGGCCACAAGCCTGACACAGATATCCACAACAATTTGGTGTGAAGAACAGCTAAAATAAAACTCTCAGAGCAACGAGAGAATGTACAGGTACTTTATTGCTCACCTCTCCCACAAACACACCTCCAGCCACTTTTCCTTCACAGCTTGACGTGTTTACATGTACAAAAACCCGGCAGCAAGCATCGCGTGGTTTCAGTAAAGGAGGTGGAGAGCGATTCAGCCAGGCTTTTGTCTTCTGCAGCAATAATAAAGGGCCTCCTGCACTGAGCAGGACTGGATCTGACTTTGTAGTGCACTTCCATCACAAAAAACGGTCTCCTGCCTAAAGCAAGATTTGCTGGAGCCAGTGGCGTTAACTCCTGCGTGCGTCAAACAGATTTCTGCTTGCCATTCTTCTAGCCCATTTCAAGTAACAACAAGGTTGAAGGAGGAACTTTGTCTCTGATGGATGCAGGTCTGTCTGAGTTGCTATACTTACTAAGTGCCTACAGATACTATAGTTCACAACTTAGTTCGCTTTTGTCGTCTTTATGGATTTTGGCCATGTTCATGGTTTTTGGAGGAGCATATGGTACAGTATTCCACCAAGAGAATAAGGCTACTGAATGTGCTATCTGCAAAAGAGCTCATGTAATAGGAACCAACCCAACAGCTCTGTCACAAAGTGATGTGACAAAACCTCTCTGAATAAAATGCCAATCAGGGGCAGAGCTATGCTTGGAGAACAGACATCAGAAGATAGTTTACGAAAAACACACATGGGTTGTTAATATGAGGAAGGTTTCCCAgcagtaaatataaaaaaattctagGCAAATCCTCATTTTCAAAACTTGCATATTGAAAACATGAAAACTTTTATTCAAGtaatttcttcaaaaaaaaaagcatgtatgGTCTAACTGGATTAGTCTACTGGTCAATTGAAGGCAATTTAAATTgcctttaaaatttgttttccatAGAAAGGAGAGATATGTTTCGTAAATAAACAGTGTTATGTAAAActgtttaataataaaaagagagaattgAATGAAGACCGACAAATGGTTGTCCCAAGCAGGAGTATGCCTGCCACCCGTGGTCTCACATTCATTCAAAAGAGATGTCAGATTCAGAATTCTGAAACTAAGTCTCTATTACTTGAGCTCTAGCAAAATGTAAGTTTCGGTAGCCTCAACTGGTATAATGTCTTCCTTGTCCAAATCCAGAATGACTGTACTGATAGCCTCCGTGTTGGAAGTGCTGTTCAAACTGGCCCCCTTGGTGGTAAGtctggcttcctcttcctccccagcctcctccctggccCCCACGTCCACCTCGGCCTCCTCGACCACCTCTTCCCCCACGACCACTGCCTCGATCCCCATGGTGCCCACCATCTTGGTACCTATTGTCTTGCTGGTATCCACCGCCCTGGTACCCACTTCCTGTGTAGGAAGCTGTTTGGAAACCACCATAGCCTCCCCCTTGATAGCCACCGCTGTGGCCACCATGGTAGCCGCCGGGCTGGAACCCTGTATCTCGATAACCGCCATCCTGGTAGCCACCTCCACCTCCGCTCCCCCCATCTGTCCAGCCTCCTTGGTGcttatttcctcttcctccccctcggCCGCCATGGTCATAGCCACCACGTCCACCTCGCCCTCCTTGTTCATGACCTCCTCGTCCTCCATATGAGGAATGTTCATAaccacctctccctcctcctcggCCTCCTGCTTGCTGCGGAGGGCCATCTTGTCTCTTCTGCCACGGTGGCATCTCTGGGGGCGGAGGTTCGATCTCATTGGGTCGGCCACCTCTGTCCGGCACCCTGCCCATCAGGACCTATGGAATAAGAAAGGCATTGCAGACATctcatgacagacagacagacaaatgtgaaagaaaatcaCAAGTACTCTACTCACCTTATTGATGGCACAGGCCGTCTTTTCTCTTATGGACCCACTGCTTGTCCTTAAAATCTTTGACAAGTCTTGTCTGGCGGCCAGAAGATGGGCAACGGAAATGTTACCTTTAGGAGACAAGACTGAACGCTTTGGCTGGTAAACCTTCGCTAATTTTTCTGTCTGACTCTGTTGGGACAAAAGTGTTCAAAGACAAGGGTTAATGTTGAGAAGGTCGAGGGGGCCGTTACAACCACAGAGGTCCAAGATAAAGACTTTACTGGGTTCCGAATGGCACTGGAGAGGTTTTAAACTCAGTGCTGGTTCTGCACTGAAAAACTATCTTGTACAAACACAGCTGCCAGAGGTGTTGACACAGCACCAGGCTTACGTGGAAGTTTTCCTCCCCGGGCCTTAGGCCACAGACAACGATTTCGTGTACCTTAGCTCTGTCAGACCAGCCAAAGGACTGCACGGTGACATCCAGACGTTTGATCAGCAGCTTCCTCCGGACTTCGTATTCATTGGCTATGGCTTGGTTAATGGCTTCTATCTTTTCCTGAGGCAACATTGAAGACAGCAGTTAGAACTCACCTGCGCTTCATCTCGAAGCCCTGTTCCTCAGGCAGCACACTGTCTGCTGCTCTCACAGTGACTGACTCCCCAGCACTCGGCACCCGCAGGCCTTCCCACTGGCTCACGTAGAACAGGGGAGGAAGTGACAGGGCAGGAGAGTCAGTCTCCACACAGTAAGAGATGGAAAGCCAAAACCTTCCATTTAGCTTTCCCATAATTCACCATGTGAGGTTGGTTCGGCTCAGTCAGGTTTGGTATGGCTCCTTCTGGCAACTAGAAAAATGTTTCGTTCATACCAAACTTCAATTTATCTAATAAGTGCATGAAGTATTTATAAATTATGAGGTAAGGGCTTTGAATCACACACAAataagttttgtgtttttttttttttttaatggaggttCCCCAAAATGATTTGAAGGCTGTCCACGTGGCAAACCACAAATCAGAGTACAATTAAGTCAGGTGTCCTCACaggacttggaaggctgaggcaaggcaCCCTCCGCaagtgaggccaacctgggctacgggCGCCGACATGAAGGgcagccaacctgggctacgggCGCTGACATAAAGGGCAGTTCCTTAGGAGCTGACTCGGGAGGACGCAACTCACCCAGTGGGCTGGTCCCATCGATTTCTTCAATAGCGGCTTTCCCACATGATTAGGTGGAACTTTTGCTAATGTTTCCTTTAACTGACAcaaaaatagatgaatgaataaaaacaaaacaaaacaacaacaacaacaaaaacctacaaGTAACACGTATCTTGCTCACTTCCCCAACTCCCATCCTATCTTGCCATCAAAAGAAGACTCCTGACAGAGGCAAAGGTGGAGGCAAAGACACTGGCTGGTCTCGTCCTCCGTGACTAGAGAAGCAGGGATCCTTCACTGGACCTGAAACTGTGCCTGACACAGCGGGCACCGAATGAGCACTGGCTGAACGGGCGACTGAACACGGAGGCTACGGACTAGGGACACACGGTCGTGCCCCACAGCATTCACCCCACggtgagacaggaagtgactatACAACAAACACCATTTTCTTCTACTCATccgtttttaaaatgaaaattgctTGTTCCTaatcatttacacacacacatatatataaatcagTATTCTGTTGATAACGTGTGGCATAAAAATGATTCTATTTTCACACACTAAATTAAGGCCATAGCCAGCAAATCGAGTCTGCTAGTTGGAATATATAGACCCAAAGCAActggattagaaaacagaacTTACTAATGTCCTGTCTGTCCAGTCAGTGGGGGAAGCATAGTAATAAAGATAAAAACTGGAAAAATCGCCTCAAAGTTCAATCATTTTAGTAAGGTCTTAAGAAtcttaattattttaacattataGCTAGCTTACTTCAGTTTTTAAACCaaagtattgttttgttttttgaaaagaaacatgTCCATgtctaaaaaataacaaaagcaaaaagccccctaaaatattaatttctctTTAAGATATCTAGGACTTAAAACCCAAAACTCATTTATTAACATTCCTTATTAATATGTACATTAGGTTCCCATTAAGAGAAATAAACTTAATGCTTCATTTCAAACAAATGTAGGACTATGCCTTTAATACGCTACAATCGGTACTAAAGGTCTTACTTTTTTCTCAATCCCGCTGAAGAATTGGAACATAGTTATATTGGCTGGAGGTTTGGACATTCCTAGAGCAATACATATGCCTTTCAACTCTCGAAAGACCTCACTACCGCCTCCTTCTTGAGCTTTTTTTGGAGGAGCATTCACACAGAGCATTCTGGCAGCTTCTAGTTCTGAGATGAGGTATGCTGAAGTAAACAAAATAAGATTTCAAAATAAGATACTACAGTTAATAATAGCCGTAAGTCTGGAGTTACAACTCTATAGACCTAATGATACGTAACTTTTAAAGCTGCAAGAATGGATAGAACAAGAAATGAAAACCACTTTTACCTGCTAATGACATAACATATACACTGCTTATGTGACTCAGGCATTTATGCACTATTTACAGGTTAATTAAAATTAGGCAATACTTTGAAACCAGAGACCAAGGTTAATCACACCTAAACATGTGGATTCTTGAATTCAACCATGCTACCTCTAGAACAGGGGTTGGCGTCTTTTAAAAATCTTGCACAAGGTGACAAGACATTTTCAATGATTCTTCACTTTGAGCCACTTCTAAGCACGATAACAAAACTGCCCTGCCCACTCTAGTAATTAGCCTGTCTGGAACTGATATGAAACGTTTGTGTGAAGGCACTGGTCTTCCTAAAGGTCCTCTCATTCTCCAATAGCCTTATGTTACTCTGGGGGTGCTCCTACATCTTTATCCTTCCCATCTGCCCTTTCTCTCCACATTCCTCTCACCTTTCCCCCACAAAACAATGAAACTTCCAAATCACTTCTGCTTTTCAGTATTttgtcacgtgtgtgtgtgtgtgtgtgtctatgcacgtGCACACCACAGCACGTGTATGGAATTCACAGGACGacttgcaggagttagttctcttaaCTGTGTGGGTCAGGCTTTGAGCTCTGATGGTCTCGGTGGGAAGAGCCTCTACCCTGGGAGCCGTCCCTTCGGGCTCTCAAGTCACTTTTTGTCAGTATTCCCTCTGTGTTGAGTGTCCCCTTGTGAGTTGTTTTAGCCTAGTAGAAGGAGGGCCACATCCTAAGGTAATTCAGCAGAAGGCCTAACTAAACACTGAATAACATTCCTGTATCTGTCCCAAAGACACTTCCATCTAAATCACAGGATTTCTGATATTCAGCAAAGCTAGACTGTACTCTTTTGAAAGGTGTTTTCTAGGTCATTCGAGCCTATCAGAAACACCAAAGTGTGATCAGCTTGAATACCTCCCTTGCTATCCCCAGGACAATAGGCCAAAGCCAAGCGGGTCATGATTTTGTTAAGTCACTTCTGAGAAGCCACCAATTCCTGTTCTAAAGTAGTAAACACAGCtagttcctgcagaggccattCCATGTGGCTTTAATAAATCTTGGTAGGTTCCATGTAGCAAGCTGTACTTGGGTGTTAAGACAATGAGAACAGTAAAACTGATGGTTATAAAAATGACTAATGCTGTTGTAACCAGGTTTTTGCCAGGGTCCTGTCCCACTTGCTCCCTCATACGTCAATGGCTGCTTTCCTGCCAAAACACTGAGTTGGGTAGTTGCCACTAAGATCCCACAGTCTGCTTAGCCAGGATTACTTACTGTCTGGCCCTTTAAGGAAGTTTGCCAACCCTTGTTCTAGAAAATCATATATGATTTAATAATACACTGGTTGTTTAAATCTGGGATGAGCTAGTTCAGGTATCCATGAACTTAACTAAAACCATCATCACATCAACAAACTTTAAAGCACTTGTTCAAAGCACTACAACGGCACTGGAGACACtaccaaaaagaaaaccaaaaccaacgaTGATCTCTCCTGACAATCTAGTCAAGAATCAAAATATCT
Proteins encoded in this region:
- the Fam98a gene encoding protein FAM98A, whose amino-acid sequence is MECDLMETDILESLEDLGYKGPLLDDGALSQAVSAGAASPEFTKLCAWLVSELRVLCKLEENVQATNSPSEAEEFQLEVSGLLGEMNCPYPSLTSGDVTKRLLVQKNCLLLLTYLISELEAARMLCVNAPPKKAQEGGGSEVFRELKGICIALGMSKPPANITMFQFFSGIEKKLKETLAKVPPNHVGKPLLKKSMGPAHWEKIEAINQAIANEYEVRRKLLIKRLDVTVQSFGWSDRAKSQTEKLAKVYQPKRSVLSPKGNISVAHLLAARQDLSKILRTSSGSIREKTACAINKVLMGRVPDRGGRPNEIEPPPPEMPPWQKRQDGPPQQAGGRGGGRGGYEHSSYGGRGGHEQGGRGGRGGYDHGGRGGGRGNKHQGGWTDGGSGGGGGYQDGGYRDTGFQPGGYHGGHSGGYQGGGYGGFQTASYTGSGYQGGGYQQDNRYQDGGHHGDRGSGRGGRGGRGGRGGRGGQGGGWGGRGSQTYHQGGQFEQHFQHGGYQYSHSGFGQGRHYTS